The following proteins are co-located in the Chaetodon trifascialis isolate fChaTrf1 chromosome 14, fChaTrf1.hap1, whole genome shotgun sequence genome:
- the usp40 gene encoding ubiquitin carboxyl-terminal hydrolase 40 isoform X1 produces the protein MFGNLFEQEEEEDFASAPSRGRVIKGGDEPPPPRGRSNLCGIKNQGGTCYLNSLLQTLLFTPEFREELFSLGPEELGCLEDKEKPGAKVRVIPLELQRLFASLLLVDQQSASTANLTDSFGWNSSEGTNQHDVQELNRILFSALEHSLVDTTGSTFIQRLYHGTIVNSIVCKECGNVSQRQEDFLDLTVCVCGMSSLEDALWSMFVEEELFEGNNLYRCAQCDRLVTAAKSAKLRKLPPFMTMSLLRFSFDFAKCERYKETGRYSFPLTINLQPFCEQIDGEDSDYSYELFSVIIHKGGCYGGHYHVYIRDIDQLGQWEPPEEECKPKTQKKVKEEVVKKEVSEPNLQEDDPLSVLTAIIAQEPSKSVLLDQLGQKLMDKIGSSWSKKFRKHYGPIGKFLQSHSDVFMLVSNGTRVALKANPPSPVTEAPGPAEQTTNSDPPTPSDPGAAEQLAEPEPEQGSHWFDLNDSTVTSIRESDIEKQFQGKESAYMLFYRKTQLHRPSEALNNPQYKVPLHLIQMAQEENIKLQQMREKFEATNNTVELHLHLAPNYRLENGALKPISKEQNESTPLSFDRRKTVGELRLAIYQMQELWEGDMALTVAKRFPAGLHLYSTVTDDSVSLYSAGIHTNSDLFVWNGREVCGVTVPSGAEWEPVLLTVVRPLFGEDKDPEMKDGMECEDGKGGFENGGQGLKREARGFAGAVTLGEVRDALGEPKESLLCQEHKGGKRGEPGAGEGGGASGWKLFPPDDMHRTLRQLSLKDGDALLVLEPQSFDSSMFTLNGNIVTVTTPSDCRWLQVEFQPHGGGGGEGERRKIKVLATGNMLLCEVKQRAIEELQLQEQPPGAQYCLRQVDCSGKLLPPVCEELSVRDAGVRLMTTLTLCPGNAPKASQLFLHFSVGTAPSAGMEMDIIVENTCSVKECLKAMLDAVGLDGTCWHLRRLDWCEEVGEPLMDEDAPLSELKINNGETLIVTEGQLPPKGFLKLSVWLYLDPRSSSTEACFNHTDNGHTEEHMLEAAGETHSQSPAEPRSVGQVEISDEATLDDLKTQVLTLPALQDVCVPTTAFMRVWQLEGRRLTRILRGQQLTLRKLKLTTGTNLCVQQLLNEEDLGPKEVLLNVKMGVPGEKCYYPPEELVWDASRDSSPRSLRTCVAAMYGLSPDSILLAKHQPDKHTWEEISNWSQQVSKKKKKKKTESLLGAPFHLKDGDTIGIKNLLIDNNRDFVTLEDEQGQQRLREQAEQRRKGGQAAGSDGAGPQKKTGSTKSRKPEVALSINVGVFR, from the exons ATGTTTGGGAATCTTTTCGagcaagaagaggaggaagatttcGCTTCGGCTCCCTCCAGAGGGAGAGTTATAAAGGGGGGAGACGAGCCTCCTCCACCCCGTGGAAGAAGCAATCTGTGCGGCATCAAGAACCAGGGGGGTACCTGCTACCTCAACTCTTTGCTCCAGACCCTGCTGTTCACCCCAGAGTTCAGAG agGAGCTGTTCAGTTTAGGGCCAGAGGAATTAGGATGTctggaagacaaagagaaaccAGGGGCCAAA GTCAGAGTGATCccactggagctgcagaggctgtTTGCCTCTCTGTTGCTGGTGGACCAGCAGAGCGCCTCCACCGCCAACCTCACCGACAGTTTTGGCTGGAACAGCAGCGAG GGAACAAACCAGCATGATGTACAGGAGCTGAACAGGATTCTGTTCAGTGCGTTGGAGCACTCTCTTGTGGACACCACTGGTAGTACGTTTATCCAGCGGCTGTACCATGGGACCATTGTCAACAGCATTGTCTGCAAGGAGTGTGGCAACGTCAGCCAGAGACAG GAGGACTTCCTGGACCTGACCGTGTGCGTTTGTGGCATGTCTAGCCTGGAGGATGCTTTGTGGAGCATGTTTGTGGAGGAAGAGTTGTTTGAGGGCAATAACCTTTACCGCTGTGCACAGTGTGACAGGCTGGTCACTGCTGCCAAG TCAGCCAAGCTTAGGAAGCTTCCTCCATTCATGACCATGTCTTTGCTGAGATTCAGCTTTGACTTTGCCAAATGTGAGCGATACAAGGAGACGGGACGTTACAGTTTCCCCCTCACCATCAACCTACAGCCATTTTGTGAACAG ATTGATGGAGAGGACTCTGATTACTCCTACGAGTTGTTCTCTGTTATCATCCATAAGGGCGGCTGCTACGGTGGCCATTACCATGTTTATATCAGGGACATTGACCAGCTGGGCCAATGGGAGCCGCCG GAGGAGGAATGCAAACCCAAGACCCAGAAGAAAGTCAAGGAGGAGGTGGTCAAGAAGGAAGTGTCTGAGCCAAACCTGCAAGAGGACGACCctttgtctgtcctcactgcTATTATTGCTCAG GAGCCATCAAAGAGTGTCCTGTTGGACCAGCTGGGACAGAAACTCATGGATAAGATTGGTTCATCCTGGAGCAAGAAGTTCAGAAAACACTACGGTCCTATAGGAAAG TTCCTGCAGTCCCacagtgatgttttcatgttggtGTCCAATGGTACTCGAGTGGCTTTGAAAGCAAACCCGCCAAGCCCTGTGACTGAGGCCCCCGGCCCAGCAGAGCAGACCACTAACTCTGATCCTCCAACACCTTCAGACCCCGGAGCTGCTGAACAACTGGCAGAGCCTGAACCAGAG cagggtAGCCACTGGTTTGACCTGAACGACTCCACGGTGACCTCCATCAGGGAGTCTGACAtagagaagcagttccagggCAAAGAGAGCGCATACATGCTGTtctacagaaaaacacagctgcacaggcCCAGTGAAG CTCTGAACAATCCCCAATATAAAGTTCCTCTTCACCTCATCCAGATGGCTCAGGAGGAGAACATCAAACTGCAGCAAATGCG TGAGAAGTTTGAAGCCACGAATAACACTGTGGAGCTGCATCTCCACCTGGCACCCAATTACAGGCTAGAAAATGGAGCCCTGAAACCAATCAGCAAGGAGCAGAACGAGAGCACCCCTCTGAGTTTCGACCGTAGAAAGACCGTGGGAGAGCTTCGATTGGCTATTTATCAG ATGCAGGAGCTGTGGGAAGGAGATATGGCTCTGACTGTGGCCAAGAGGTTTCCTGCAGGTCTGCACCTCTACAGTACTGTGACAG ATGACAGTGTCTCCCTGTACAGTGCAGGCATTCACACAAACTCTGACCTGTTTGTGTGGAACGGCAGAGAG GTGTGTGGCGTGACTGTCCCAAGCGGAGCCGAGTGGGAGCCGGTGCTGCTGACTGTAGTCCGTCCCCTTTTCGGGGAAGACAAGGATCCAGAGATGAAGGATGGGATGGAGTGTGAGGATGGCAAAGGAGGGTTTGAAAATGGAGGCCAGGGGCTTAAAAGGGAGGCGAGAGGTTTTGCAGGTGCTGTGACTCTTGGGGAGGTGAGGGATGCACTTGGGGAGCCTAAGGAGAGTCTGCTGTGCCAGGAGCATaaaggaggaaagaggggagagCCGGGggcaggggagggaggaggggcaaGTGGATGGAAGCTTTTCCCCCCCGATGACATGCATCGGACGCTAAGGCAGCTGTCGCTGAAAGACGGAGATGCGCTGTTGGTGCTGGAGCCACAATCGTTCGACAGCAG CATGTTCACTCTAAACGGAAACATCGTCACTGTGACTACACCGTCTGACTGCCGCTGGCTCCAGGTGGAGTTTCAAccacatggaggaggaggaggagaaggggagaggaggaagatcaaGGTTCTAGCTACAGGAAATATG ctgctgtgtgaggtGAAACAGAGGGCCATAGAGGAGCTGCAGCTACAGGAGCAACCCCCAG GTGCACAGTACTGTCTGAGACAGGTGGACTGCTCAGGGAAACTCCTTCCTCCAG TGTGTGAGGAGTTGAGTGTTCGGGACGCCGGGGTGCGACTCATGACCACACTGACTCTCTGTCCGGGAAATGCCCCCAAGGCATCACAG CTTTTTTTGCACTTCTCTGTGGGaacagcgccctctgctggcatGGAGATGGACATCATCGTGGAGAATACTTGCAGTGTCAAAGAG TGTCTGAAGGCAATGCTGGATGCTGTTGGACTTGATG gcacCTGCTGGCACTTGAGAAGGCTTGATTGGTGCGAGGAGGTTGGAGAGCCACTTATGGATGAG GACGCTCCTCTGTCAGAGCTGAAGATAAACAATGGGGAGACATTAATCGTCACAGAAGGACAGCTTCCTCCGAAG gGTTTCCTCAAGCTGTCTGTGTGGCTCTACCTGGATCCCAGAAGCAGCTCCACGGAAGCTTGTTTTAATCACACTGACAACGGCCACACTGAGGAGCACATGCTGGAGGCTGCAGgtgaaacacacagtcagtcaccGGCAGAGCCGAGAAGTGTCGGACAGGTGGAGATATCTGACGAGGCCACACTGGACGATCTGAAGACTCAG GTGCTGACACTGCCTGCCcttcaggatgtgtgtgtgccaacCACTGCGTTCATGCGTGTGTGGCAGCTCGAGGGACGGAGGCTGACGCGCATCCTCAGAGGACAGCAACTGACACTCAG GAAATTAAAGCTGACCACTGGTACAAACCTTTGTGTGCAACAGCTGCTTAACGAGGAAGATCTTGG GCCTAAGGAGgtgttgttgaatgttaaaATGGGAGTACCAGGGGAGAAGTGTTACTACCCTCCAGAGGAGCTGGTTTGGGATGCATCCCGTGACTCTTCTCCTCGCTCTCTACGCACATGTGTGGCTGCAATGTACGGCCTCTCCCCCGACTCTATACTCTTGGCCAAACACCAGCCAGACAAACACACCTGGGAAGAAATCTCAAACTGG AGCCAGCAGGTTtccaaaaagaagaagaagaaaaagactgaaTCACTACTGGGAGCACCATTTCACCTCAAAGATGGCGACACAATCGGCATCAAG AATCTTCTGATTGATAACAACAGGGACTTTGTTACCCTGGAGGACGAGCAGGGCCAGCAGAGGCTCCGAGAGCAGGCAGAGCAGCGCAGGAAAGG AGGGCAGGCTGCAGGCTCTGATGGAGCtggaccacagaagaagactgGATCGACCAAATCCAGGAAACCAGAGGTGGCGCTGTCAATCAATGTTGGGGTATTCAGATAG
- the usp40 gene encoding ubiquitin carboxyl-terminal hydrolase 40 isoform X2 — protein MFGNLFEQEEEEDFASAPSRGRVIKGGDEPPPPRGRSNLCGIKNQGGTCYLNSLLQTLLFTPEFREELFSLGPEELGCLEDKEKPGAKVRVIPLELQRLFASLLLVDQQSASTANLTDSFGWNSSEGTNQHDVQELNRILFSALEHSLVDTTGSTFIQRLYHGTIVNSIVCKECGNVSQRQEDFLDLTVCVCGMSSLEDALWSMFVEEELFEGNNLYRCAQCDRLVTAAKSAKLRKLPPFMTMSLLRFSFDFAKCERYKETGRYSFPLTINLQPFCEQIDGEDSDYSYELFSVIIHKGGCYGGHYHVYIRDIDQLGQWEPPEEECKPKTQKKVKEEVVKKEVSEPNLQEDDPLSVLTAIIAQEPSKSVLLDQLGQKLMDKIGSSWSKKFRKHYGPIGKFLQSHSDVFMLVSNGTRVALKANPPSPVTEAPGPAEQTTNSDPPTPSDPGAAEQLAEPEPEGSHWFDLNDSTVTSIRESDIEKQFQGKESAYMLFYRKTQLHRPSEALNNPQYKVPLHLIQMAQEENIKLQQMREKFEATNNTVELHLHLAPNYRLENGALKPISKEQNESTPLSFDRRKTVGELRLAIYQMQELWEGDMALTVAKRFPAGLHLYSTVTDDSVSLYSAGIHTNSDLFVWNGREVCGVTVPSGAEWEPVLLTVVRPLFGEDKDPEMKDGMECEDGKGGFENGGQGLKREARGFAGAVTLGEVRDALGEPKESLLCQEHKGGKRGEPGAGEGGGASGWKLFPPDDMHRTLRQLSLKDGDALLVLEPQSFDSSMFTLNGNIVTVTTPSDCRWLQVEFQPHGGGGGEGERRKIKVLATGNMLLCEVKQRAIEELQLQEQPPGAQYCLRQVDCSGKLLPPVCEELSVRDAGVRLMTTLTLCPGNAPKASQLFLHFSVGTAPSAGMEMDIIVENTCSVKECLKAMLDAVGLDGTCWHLRRLDWCEEVGEPLMDEDAPLSELKINNGETLIVTEGQLPPKGFLKLSVWLYLDPRSSSTEACFNHTDNGHTEEHMLEAAGETHSQSPAEPRSVGQVEISDEATLDDLKTQVLTLPALQDVCVPTTAFMRVWQLEGRRLTRILRGQQLTLRKLKLTTGTNLCVQQLLNEEDLGPKEVLLNVKMGVPGEKCYYPPEELVWDASRDSSPRSLRTCVAAMYGLSPDSILLAKHQPDKHTWEEISNWSQQVSKKKKKKKTESLLGAPFHLKDGDTIGIKNLLIDNNRDFVTLEDEQGQQRLREQAEQRRKGGQAAGSDGAGPQKKTGSTKSRKPEVALSINVGVFR, from the exons ATGTTTGGGAATCTTTTCGagcaagaagaggaggaagatttcGCTTCGGCTCCCTCCAGAGGGAGAGTTATAAAGGGGGGAGACGAGCCTCCTCCACCCCGTGGAAGAAGCAATCTGTGCGGCATCAAGAACCAGGGGGGTACCTGCTACCTCAACTCTTTGCTCCAGACCCTGCTGTTCACCCCAGAGTTCAGAG agGAGCTGTTCAGTTTAGGGCCAGAGGAATTAGGATGTctggaagacaaagagaaaccAGGGGCCAAA GTCAGAGTGATCccactggagctgcagaggctgtTTGCCTCTCTGTTGCTGGTGGACCAGCAGAGCGCCTCCACCGCCAACCTCACCGACAGTTTTGGCTGGAACAGCAGCGAG GGAACAAACCAGCATGATGTACAGGAGCTGAACAGGATTCTGTTCAGTGCGTTGGAGCACTCTCTTGTGGACACCACTGGTAGTACGTTTATCCAGCGGCTGTACCATGGGACCATTGTCAACAGCATTGTCTGCAAGGAGTGTGGCAACGTCAGCCAGAGACAG GAGGACTTCCTGGACCTGACCGTGTGCGTTTGTGGCATGTCTAGCCTGGAGGATGCTTTGTGGAGCATGTTTGTGGAGGAAGAGTTGTTTGAGGGCAATAACCTTTACCGCTGTGCACAGTGTGACAGGCTGGTCACTGCTGCCAAG TCAGCCAAGCTTAGGAAGCTTCCTCCATTCATGACCATGTCTTTGCTGAGATTCAGCTTTGACTTTGCCAAATGTGAGCGATACAAGGAGACGGGACGTTACAGTTTCCCCCTCACCATCAACCTACAGCCATTTTGTGAACAG ATTGATGGAGAGGACTCTGATTACTCCTACGAGTTGTTCTCTGTTATCATCCATAAGGGCGGCTGCTACGGTGGCCATTACCATGTTTATATCAGGGACATTGACCAGCTGGGCCAATGGGAGCCGCCG GAGGAGGAATGCAAACCCAAGACCCAGAAGAAAGTCAAGGAGGAGGTGGTCAAGAAGGAAGTGTCTGAGCCAAACCTGCAAGAGGACGACCctttgtctgtcctcactgcTATTATTGCTCAG GAGCCATCAAAGAGTGTCCTGTTGGACCAGCTGGGACAGAAACTCATGGATAAGATTGGTTCATCCTGGAGCAAGAAGTTCAGAAAACACTACGGTCCTATAGGAAAG TTCCTGCAGTCCCacagtgatgttttcatgttggtGTCCAATGGTACTCGAGTGGCTTTGAAAGCAAACCCGCCAAGCCCTGTGACTGAGGCCCCCGGCCCAGCAGAGCAGACCACTAACTCTGATCCTCCAACACCTTCAGACCCCGGAGCTGCTGAACAACTGGCAGAGCCTGAACCAGAG ggtAGCCACTGGTTTGACCTGAACGACTCCACGGTGACCTCCATCAGGGAGTCTGACAtagagaagcagttccagggCAAAGAGAGCGCATACATGCTGTtctacagaaaaacacagctgcacaggcCCAGTGAAG CTCTGAACAATCCCCAATATAAAGTTCCTCTTCACCTCATCCAGATGGCTCAGGAGGAGAACATCAAACTGCAGCAAATGCG TGAGAAGTTTGAAGCCACGAATAACACTGTGGAGCTGCATCTCCACCTGGCACCCAATTACAGGCTAGAAAATGGAGCCCTGAAACCAATCAGCAAGGAGCAGAACGAGAGCACCCCTCTGAGTTTCGACCGTAGAAAGACCGTGGGAGAGCTTCGATTGGCTATTTATCAG ATGCAGGAGCTGTGGGAAGGAGATATGGCTCTGACTGTGGCCAAGAGGTTTCCTGCAGGTCTGCACCTCTACAGTACTGTGACAG ATGACAGTGTCTCCCTGTACAGTGCAGGCATTCACACAAACTCTGACCTGTTTGTGTGGAACGGCAGAGAG GTGTGTGGCGTGACTGTCCCAAGCGGAGCCGAGTGGGAGCCGGTGCTGCTGACTGTAGTCCGTCCCCTTTTCGGGGAAGACAAGGATCCAGAGATGAAGGATGGGATGGAGTGTGAGGATGGCAAAGGAGGGTTTGAAAATGGAGGCCAGGGGCTTAAAAGGGAGGCGAGAGGTTTTGCAGGTGCTGTGACTCTTGGGGAGGTGAGGGATGCACTTGGGGAGCCTAAGGAGAGTCTGCTGTGCCAGGAGCATaaaggaggaaagaggggagagCCGGGggcaggggagggaggaggggcaaGTGGATGGAAGCTTTTCCCCCCCGATGACATGCATCGGACGCTAAGGCAGCTGTCGCTGAAAGACGGAGATGCGCTGTTGGTGCTGGAGCCACAATCGTTCGACAGCAG CATGTTCACTCTAAACGGAAACATCGTCACTGTGACTACACCGTCTGACTGCCGCTGGCTCCAGGTGGAGTTTCAAccacatggaggaggaggaggagaaggggagaggaggaagatcaaGGTTCTAGCTACAGGAAATATG ctgctgtgtgaggtGAAACAGAGGGCCATAGAGGAGCTGCAGCTACAGGAGCAACCCCCAG GTGCACAGTACTGTCTGAGACAGGTGGACTGCTCAGGGAAACTCCTTCCTCCAG TGTGTGAGGAGTTGAGTGTTCGGGACGCCGGGGTGCGACTCATGACCACACTGACTCTCTGTCCGGGAAATGCCCCCAAGGCATCACAG CTTTTTTTGCACTTCTCTGTGGGaacagcgccctctgctggcatGGAGATGGACATCATCGTGGAGAATACTTGCAGTGTCAAAGAG TGTCTGAAGGCAATGCTGGATGCTGTTGGACTTGATG gcacCTGCTGGCACTTGAGAAGGCTTGATTGGTGCGAGGAGGTTGGAGAGCCACTTATGGATGAG GACGCTCCTCTGTCAGAGCTGAAGATAAACAATGGGGAGACATTAATCGTCACAGAAGGACAGCTTCCTCCGAAG gGTTTCCTCAAGCTGTCTGTGTGGCTCTACCTGGATCCCAGAAGCAGCTCCACGGAAGCTTGTTTTAATCACACTGACAACGGCCACACTGAGGAGCACATGCTGGAGGCTGCAGgtgaaacacacagtcagtcaccGGCAGAGCCGAGAAGTGTCGGACAGGTGGAGATATCTGACGAGGCCACACTGGACGATCTGAAGACTCAG GTGCTGACACTGCCTGCCcttcaggatgtgtgtgtgccaacCACTGCGTTCATGCGTGTGTGGCAGCTCGAGGGACGGAGGCTGACGCGCATCCTCAGAGGACAGCAACTGACACTCAG GAAATTAAAGCTGACCACTGGTACAAACCTTTGTGTGCAACAGCTGCTTAACGAGGAAGATCTTGG GCCTAAGGAGgtgttgttgaatgttaaaATGGGAGTACCAGGGGAGAAGTGTTACTACCCTCCAGAGGAGCTGGTTTGGGATGCATCCCGTGACTCTTCTCCTCGCTCTCTACGCACATGTGTGGCTGCAATGTACGGCCTCTCCCCCGACTCTATACTCTTGGCCAAACACCAGCCAGACAAACACACCTGGGAAGAAATCTCAAACTGG AGCCAGCAGGTTtccaaaaagaagaagaagaaaaagactgaaTCACTACTGGGAGCACCATTTCACCTCAAAGATGGCGACACAATCGGCATCAAG AATCTTCTGATTGATAACAACAGGGACTTTGTTACCCTGGAGGACGAGCAGGGCCAGCAGAGGCTCCGAGAGCAGGCAGAGCAGCGCAGGAAAGG AGGGCAGGCTGCAGGCTCTGATGGAGCtggaccacagaagaagactgGATCGACCAAATCCAGGAAACCAGAGGTGGCGCTGTCAATCAATGTTGGGGTATTCAGATAG
- the fabp7a gene encoding fatty acid binding protein 7, brain, a — MVDALCGTWKLVDSQNFDDYMKALGVGFATRQVGNVTKTTVVIGRDGDKVVVKALSTFKNSEISTKLGEEFDETTPDDRRCKSTLTLEGDKLVHVQKWDGKETKIVRELKDGKMVVTLTFEGVQAVRKYEKA, encoded by the exons ATGGTTGATGCTCTCTGCGGTACATGGAAACTGGTGGACAGCCAGAACTTTGATGACTACATGAAGGCACTTG GTGTTGGTTTTGCCACAAGACAAGTGGGCAATGTGACCAAAACAACAGTAGTGATCGGCCGGGATGGGGACAAAGTGGTGGTGAAAGCCCTGAGCACCTTCAAGAACAGTGAGATCTCCACCAAGCTGGGGGAGGAGTTTGATGAGACCACACCTGATGACCGGCGATGCAAA TCCACCTTAACCCTGGAGGGAGACAAACTGGTGCATGTGCAGAAGTGGGATGGGAAGGAGACCAAAATAGTCAGAGAACTCAAGGATGGGAAGATGGTGGTG ACTTTGACTTTTGAGGGAGTCCAGGCAGTCCGCAAATATGAGAAAGCCTAA
- the LOC139342568 gene encoding thrombospondin-type laminin G domain and EAR repeat-containing protein-like: MLFVMSSLIFVQFLLLGLRVIESTTDSWRHCADFLPLDLLSFVLERDTSRLVPGVHLKQAEGVRGVHFSSPHTSMSFPSSQLLANCDLFPKEFSIVVTLKVTRSAAKRNEYIFSLMESKKLEKRGVEEEEEEVGKGNILEKDKEMAQHGEREKERRVRSNEGRIILGLRFSRKRLHFLFRGEGGLVERWGFRGARLADNQWHTLVLVVGSHHARLTVDCSSPLEIVLSRPFPSDLNIQGSRFHIGSRGRWKGLYSGLLRQLVLVPGSDATRYTCPSSEPQLAALSVPPLLSDLPVTGREDDSHVPSSETEQRVSVGLERSCSELLQGQLWFNPLKKGLYLCDGTVWIAVLEDHKRLDYVLEHQVLTTSSETHDVEVFQVPGMGVMAAMAHQSTASGSAVYLWSQTGFQLYQNISTYGALAWRHFSMGEKIFLVVSNCGRGPDKHFNKESETDFSVIYKWSKKRKRFVRFQTLQTHCARDWEAFNINRQTYLAVANHRQGNNNHTIDSVIYKWNRLTKAFEVQQMLPTSGAYDWEFFTVGPYHFLVVANAFDGITTSVDSVIYIWVNGSFQVFQTIKTFCATDWEMFQIGSRVFLVVANGHRLHANGPSRYAINSTIYELDMNGQLFVRFQDIVTYSAVDWEFFSLGEEYFLVVANSFNGESYSLNSILYRWQGYEGFVPVHWLPTIGCSDWEFFSSKGESYLIYSSAKAPLSKVFKLKTY, from the exons ATGCTTTTTGTAATGTCATCACTGATATTTGTGCAGTTCCTTCTTTTGGGGTTAAGGGTCATTGAGAGCACCACAGACTCATGGAGACACTGTGCAG ATTTCCTCCCTCTGGATCTCCTGTCCTTTGTCCTCGAGAGGGACACCTCCAGACTTGTACCAGGGGTGCACCTGAAGCAGGCTGAAGGGGTGAGGGGTGTACACTTCTCAAGCCCCCATACCTCCATGAGCTTCCCCTCCTCCCAGCTGCTGGCAAACTGCGACCTCTTCCCCAAAGAATTCTCCATTGTTGTGACACTAAAAGTCACTCGCAGTGCAGCCAAG AGAAATGAATACATCTTTTCCCTGATGGAGTCAAAAAAGCTAGAGAaaagaggggtggaggaggaggaggaggaggtcggcAAAGGGAACATTTTGGAAAAGGATAAAGAGATGGCGCAACATGGCGAGAGGGAGAAGGAAAGGCGGGTGAGGAGTAATGAGGGACGGATCATCCTGGGACTGAGGTTCTCCAGAAAACGTCTGCACTTCCTCTTTAGGGGTGAAGGAGGGCTCGTGGAGCGCTGGGGGTTTCGAGGCGCCCGGCTGGCTGATAACCAGTGGCACACACTGGTTTTAGTCGTTGGCAGTCATCACGCCAGGCTCACCGTGGACTGCAGCTCACCCCTGGAAAT CGTTCTCTCCAGGCCTTTCCCGTCAGACCTCAACATTCAGGGATCAAGATTCCACATCGGCAGTCGGGGGAGATGGAAAGGCTTGTATTCA GGTCTGTTGCGACAGCTGGTTTTGGTGCCAGGTTCGGATGCCACCCGTTACACCTGCCCCTCGTCCGAGCCCcagctagcagctctgtcagtACCGCCGCTCCTCTCAGACCTGCCTGTCACGGGGAGGGAGGATGACAGCCATGTACCCTCCTCCG AAACAGAGCAGCGAGTGTCTGTGGGGTTGGAGCGGTCgtgctcagagctgctgcagggccAGCTGTGGTTCAACCCGCTGAAGAAAGGCCTCTACCTCTGCGATGGTACAGTGTGGATCGCTGTGTTAGAGG ATCATAAACGACTGGACTACGTGTTGGAACACCAGGTCCTCACCACCAGCTCAGAGACACACGATGTAGAG GTGTTCCAGGTACCTGGCATGGGTGTGATGGCTGCTATGGCTCATCAGTCTACAGCCTCTGGCTCTGCTGTGTATCTGTGGAGCCAAACAGGTTTCCAGCTCTACCAGAACATCAGCACATATGGAGCTCTGGCTTGGAGACACTTCAGCATGGGCGAGAAG ATATTTCTGGTGGTGTCTAACTGTGGCAGAGGGCCAGACAAGCATTTCAACAAAGAATCAGAGACGGACTTCTCTGTGATTTACAAGtggagcaaaaaaagaaaacggtTTGTCCGGTTCCAGACTCTGCAGACGCACTGTGCCCGGGACTGGGAAGCCTTTAACATCAATCGACAAACATATCTCGCTGTGGCCAATCATAGACAAG gTAATAATAATCACACTATAGACAGTGTGATATACAAGTGGAACAGGCTAACAAAGGCTTTTGAGGTCCAGCAGATGCTGCCCACCTCAGGAGCCTACGACTGGGAGTTCTTCACAGTCGGACCGTACCATTTCCTGGTGGTGGCAAATGCCTTTGATGGAATAACCACCTCTGTGGACTCAGTCATCTACATTTGGGTCAATGGAAGCTTCCAGGTGTTCCAGACAATTAAA ACCTTCTGTGCCACAGACTGGGAGATGTTTCAGATTGGCAGCAGAGTCTTCTTAGTTGTTGCCAACGGACACAGGCTCCATGCTAATGGACCAAGCCGATATGCCATCAACTCCACTATCTACGAACTGGACATGAATGGACAGCTGTTTGTCCGCTTCCAGGATATTGTCACCTACAG TGCAGTGGACTGGGAGTTCTTCAGCCTCGGGGAGGAATATTTTCTGGTTGTCGCTAACTCCTTTAACGGAGAATCCTACTCTCTCAACAGCATTCTGTACAG gtGGCAGGGATATGAAGGCTTTGTTCCGGTTCATTGGCTCCCAACGATCGGCTGCAGTGACTGGGAGTTTTTCAGCTCTAAAGGGGAATCATATCTCATCTACTCCAGTGCCAAAGCACCTCTCTCCAAAGTGTTCAAGCTGAAAACCTActga